One part of the Thiothrix nivea DSM 5205 genome encodes these proteins:
- a CDS encoding ATP-binding protein: MIIPRHLLPIVKNRAEQYPVITVTGPRQSGKTTLCKQAFPDKPYANLERPDTRDFARSDPRGFLAQFGDGVVLDEIQRVPELLSWIQVEVDEKKQMGQFVLTGSHQFELSREISQSLAGRTALLKLLPLSMAELQDAGLPVAADSLLYKGGYPRIYEQALDPAMVLGDYFETYVQRDLRELLQLKNLQLFEKFVRLTAGRSGQLLNMQSLANDVGVSGYTINEWINLLEASYIVFRLPPWFANVGKRLIKSPKLYFYDVGLAAWLMGITREEHLATHPLRGNLFENLVVLEVFKTFYNRGERPNAYFYRDSAKNEADLVLEAGDGLRLLEVKAAQTVASDAMRPAQKVAGFLGERVRQLVLVYGGEMPQQRSEFTVLPYFSVGGWV; encoded by the coding sequence ATGATTATTCCCCGCCATCTTTTGCCGATTGTGAAAAACCGTGCGGAGCAATACCCCGTGATTACGGTGACGGGGCCGCGACAGTCCGGCAAGACGACCCTGTGCAAGCAGGCTTTCCCTGACAAGCCTTACGCCAATCTGGAGCGACCAGATACGCGGGATTTTGCCCGTTCTGATCCAAGGGGATTTCTGGCGCAATTCGGTGATGGGGTCGTACTCGACGAGATTCAGCGTGTACCTGAGTTGTTGTCCTGGATACAGGTTGAAGTCGATGAAAAGAAACAGATGGGGCAGTTCGTGCTGACCGGAAGTCATCAGTTCGAGTTGTCGCGGGAAATTTCACAGTCGTTGGCCGGGCGTACCGCTTTATTGAAGTTGCTACCGTTGTCGATGGCGGAATTGCAGGATGCCGGGCTGCCGGTAGCGGCGGATAGCCTGTTGTACAAAGGCGGGTATCCGCGTATTTACGAGCAGGCGCTAGACCCGGCGATGGTGTTGGGTGATTACTTCGAGACTTATGTACAGCGTGATTTGCGTGAGTTGTTGCAGCTGAAGAACCTGCAATTGTTCGAGAAATTTGTACGGCTGACAGCAGGACGTAGCGGGCAACTGCTCAATATGCAGAGTTTGGCCAATGACGTTGGAGTGTCAGGCTATACGATCAACGAGTGGATCAACCTGCTGGAAGCCTCCTACATCGTATTTCGTCTGCCGCCGTGGTTCGCCAATGTCGGCAAGCGTCTGATCAAGTCGCCCAAACTGTATTTTTACGATGTCGGGTTGGCGGCCTGGCTGATGGGTATTACCCGCGAGGAGCATCTGGCGACGCATCCGTTGCGTGGAAATCTGTTTGAAAATCTGGTGGTGCTGGAAGTTTTCAAGACTTTTTATAATCGTGGCGAACGCCCGAATGCTTATTTCTACCGGGATTCCGCAAAGAATGAAGCCGATCTGGTGCTGGAAGCGGGTGATGGCCTACGACTGCTGGAAGTCAAGGCGGCACAAACTGTGGCGAGCGACGCGATGCGTCCGGCGCAGAAAGTGGCGGGGTTCCTGGGTGAGCGCGTGAGGCAACTGGTGCTGGTTTACGGCGGCGAGATGCCACAACAGCGTTCCGAATTTACCGTGCTACCGTATTTCTCTGTTGGGGGTTGGGTGTAG
- a CDS encoding NADP-dependent isocitrate dehydrogenase — protein sequence MNNETPKVIYTLTDEAPLLATCSLLPIIRTFASGAGIKIIKNDLSLPARTLAEFADYLTEEQKVSDDLGVLAELTQKADSNIIKLPNISASVPQLIATVKELQAAGYPLPDYPEDPQTEADKELLRRYSKVLGSAVNPVLREGNSDRRVPAAVKRYAQTYPHEMKEWSQASRTHVSHMKDGDFYHSEKCLTLDRACDVSMDLVTKSGKTILLKPKVSLLEGEIIDSMFMSKKALCEFYEKQIEDAQKTGVMFSLHVKATMMKVSHPIVFGHCVKIFYKELFDKHGELFKEIGVNPNNGMSSVYEKIATLPTSLREEIEQDIHSCYEHRPELAMVDSAKGISNLHSPNYVIVDASMPAMIRNGGKMYGPDGRLKDTKAVMPESTFARIYQEMINFCKTNGSFDPRTLGTVPNVGLMAQKAEEYGSHDKTFEIPEDGVARIVDDQGKVLIEQNVEAGDIWRMCQTKDLPVRDWVALAVRRARESQLPAVFWLDEYRPHEAELIKKVKTYLQDHDLTDVDICIMSPLRAMRFSLERIIRGKSTISVTGNILRDYLTDLFPIMEVGTSAKMLSVVPLMSGGGLYETGAGGTAPVLVKQLLEENHLSWDSLGEFLALTVSFEQVARQYGSNKAKVLAETLDQAIGDVLLNDKSPKPRTGELDTRGNHFYLAMYWAQELAKQTGEPEMAEHFGKLAKVLEENEEKIIGEISAVQGQPVDIGGYFFADSEMTKAAMRPSATFVEAIMAARMPGFTAAELDARKVTPEKIV from the coding sequence ATGAATAATGAAACACCCAAGGTCATTTACACGCTGACGGATGAAGCGCCGCTGCTGGCGACGTGTTCCCTGCTCCCTATCATCCGTACCTTCGCCTCTGGCGCTGGCATCAAGATCATCAAAAACGACCTGTCGCTGCCTGCCCGTACCCTTGCCGAATTCGCCGACTACCTGACGGAAGAACAAAAGGTTTCTGACGACCTGGGGGTACTGGCTGAACTGACACAGAAGGCTGACAGCAACATCATCAAGCTGCCCAACATCAGCGCATCCGTCCCGCAACTGATCGCAACCGTCAAAGAATTACAGGCAGCAGGTTACCCACTGCCGGATTATCCGGAAGATCCGCAAACCGAGGCAGACAAGGAACTGCTGCGCCGTTACTCCAAAGTGCTGGGGAGTGCGGTCAATCCGGTGCTGCGTGAAGGCAACTCTGACCGCCGCGTACCGGCTGCGGTCAAGCGTTACGCGCAAACCTACCCGCATGAAATGAAGGAATGGAGCCAGGCATCACGCACCCACGTTTCCCACATGAAGGATGGCGACTTCTACCACAGCGAAAAATGCCTGACTCTGGATCGCGCCTGCGATGTCAGCATGGATCTGGTCACAAAGAGCGGCAAAACCATCCTGCTCAAGCCGAAGGTTTCCCTGCTGGAAGGCGAAATCATCGACAGCATGTTCATGAGCAAAAAAGCCCTGTGCGAGTTCTATGAAAAGCAGATTGAGGATGCGCAGAAGACCGGCGTCATGTTCTCGCTGCACGTCAAAGCCACCATGATGAAAGTCTCGCACCCGATCGTGTTCGGCCACTGCGTGAAGATTTTCTACAAGGAACTGTTCGATAAACACGGTGAACTGTTCAAGGAGATCGGTGTCAACCCGAACAACGGCATGAGCAGCGTGTACGAAAAGATTGCCACCCTGCCGACCTCACTGCGCGAAGAAATCGAGCAGGATATTCACTCCTGCTACGAACACCGCCCGGAACTGGCAATGGTGGATTCTGCCAAGGGCATTTCCAACCTGCATTCCCCGAACTACGTGATCGTCGATGCCTCCATGCCTGCCATGATCCGCAACGGTGGCAAAATGTACGGCCCGGATGGCCGTTTGAAAGACACCAAAGCAGTCATGCCGGAAAGTACCTTCGCGCGTATTTATCAGGAAATGATCAACTTCTGCAAAACCAATGGCTCGTTCGACCCCAGAACGCTGGGTACTGTGCCCAACGTCGGCCTGATGGCGCAAAAGGCGGAAGAATACGGCTCCCACGACAAGACCTTTGAAATCCCTGAAGACGGCGTGGCGCGTATTGTGGATGATCAGGGCAAGGTGCTGATCGAGCAAAACGTGGAAGCCGGTGACATCTGGCGCATGTGCCAGACCAAAGACCTGCCGGTACGTGACTGGGTTGCACTGGCTGTCCGCCGCGCGCGTGAATCCCAACTGCCCGCCGTGTTCTGGCTGGATGAATACCGCCCGCATGAAGCCGAACTGATCAAGAAGGTGAAAACCTACCTGCAAGATCACGACCTGACCGACGTTGATATTTGCATCATGTCGCCACTGCGCGCGATGCGTTTCAGTCTGGAACGTATTATCCGTGGCAAGAGCACCATTTCCGTCACCGGCAACATCCTGCGCGACTACCTGACTGACCTGTTCCCGATTATGGAAGTGGGCACCAGCGCCAAAATGCTGTCCGTCGTCCCGCTGATGAGCGGCGGCGGTTTGTATGAAACCGGCGCGGGCGGTACGGCTCCGGTACTGGTGAAGCAATTGCTGGAAGAAAACCACCTGAGCTGGGATTCCCTCGGCGAGTTCCTGGCACTGACCGTTTCCTTCGAGCAGGTCGCCAGACAATACGGCAGCAACAAGGCCAAAGTGCTGGCTGAAACGCTGGATCAGGCCATCGGCGATGTCTTGCTGAACGACAAGTCACCCAAGCCTCGCACCGGCGAGCTGGATACGCGCGGCAATCACTTCTATCTGGCGATGTACTGGGCGCAGGAACTGGCCAAACAAACCGGAGAGCCTGAAATGGCGGAACACTTCGGCAAGCTGGCCAAAGTCCTGGAGGAAAATGAGGAAAAGATCATCGGTGAAATCAGTGCTGTCCAGGGGCAGCCGGTGGATATTGGCGGTTACTTCTTCGCTGATTCCGAAATGACCAAAGCGGCGATGCGCCCAAGTGCGACCTTCGTTGAGGCCATTATGGCTGCACGGATGCCGGGCTTCACTGCTGCGGAACTGGACGCACGTAAAGTAACGCCTGAGAAAATTGTCTGA
- a CDS encoding transposase: MNELTMLLGCLSCLLDSSTLRQLTAISEALLTMTGRITLLGISRWTGKGGSYRTIQRFFVKPLPWGKLNWTLAKASVKASTGAILIAGDATTVTKSGKETFGLGRFFSSIYSRAVPGIAFQTLSLVDTATRKSWPILMEQIQPPPKPETPAQPKVAKTHQRRGRPKGSKNRNSRDVQPNAEMLQVQTMLKTLLGLVGDTVQPAYFVYDGAFGNPAAVQMTRQTGLHLISKLRSNSALHFQWEGVYSGKGRRRTYGERVDYDNLPATHLKSEQTHHNIRTRTYPFKAIHKKFADPLNVAIIHKENLKTGKTAKVILFSTDLELEADDLVDDYRLRFQIEFNFRDAKQHWGLEDFMVTRQQAVFNSANLSLFMVNVSQTLLAASDEAGILDLKARYHGLCYAREAFKILPETAKVINLGLTH, encoded by the coding sequence ATGAACGAACTTACCATGCTTCTTGGCTGCCTGTCTTGCCTACTGGATAGCAGCACCCTGCGCCAACTGACTGCCATCAGTGAGGCATTGCTCACGATGACAGGGCGTATCACCTTGTTGGGGATCAGCCGCTGGACAGGCAAAGGTGGCAGCTACCGGACGATCCAGCGCTTTTTCGTGAAGCCCCTGCCGTGGGGCAAGTTGAACTGGACGTTGGCCAAGGCATCGGTGAAAGCCTCAACCGGAGCCATCCTGATAGCTGGTGATGCCACCACCGTCACCAAATCCGGGAAGGAGACCTTTGGCCTGGGACGCTTTTTCTCTTCCATTTACTCCCGCGCGGTTCCCGGCATTGCGTTCCAGACACTATCGTTGGTGGATACCGCAACACGGAAGTCCTGGCCCATCCTGATGGAGCAAATCCAACCCCCACCCAAACCGGAAACGCCAGCCCAACCCAAGGTAGCCAAAACCCACCAGCGCAGGGGACGGCCCAAAGGCTCGAAAAACCGTAACAGCCGTGATGTCCAACCCAATGCAGAAATGCTCCAGGTGCAGACGATGCTGAAAACACTGCTTGGGCTGGTCGGGGATACCGTGCAACCGGCTTACTTCGTCTACGATGGCGCGTTTGGCAACCCTGCCGCCGTACAGATGACACGGCAAACCGGCTTGCACCTTATTTCCAAGCTGCGCAGCAACTCTGCGCTGCACTTCCAATGGGAAGGCGTTTATTCCGGCAAGGGGCGGCGGCGCACCTATGGGGAGCGGGTGGATTATGACAACCTGCCCGCCACCCACCTGAAGTCCGAACAAACCCATCACAACATCCGCACCCGTACCTACCCGTTCAAGGCCATCCACAAAAAATTTGCCGACCCTTTGAATGTGGCCATCATCCACAAGGAAAACCTCAAAACCGGCAAAACGGCCAAGGTCATCTTGTTCAGCACTGACCTGGAACTGGAAGCAGATGACCTGGTGGATGACTACCGCCTGAGATTCCAGATCGAGTTCAACTTCCGCGACGCCAAACAACACTGGGGGCTGGAAGATTTCATGGTGACACGACAACAGGCGGTCTTCAATTCCGCCAATTTGTCCCTGTTCATGGTCAATGTCTCCCAGACATTATTGGCTGCCTCGGATGAGGCGGGCATCCTTGACCTGAAGGCACGCTACCACGGCCTCTGTTACGCCCGCGAGGCATTTAAAATACTTCCTGAAACCGCCAAAGTGATTAATTTAGGACTTACGCATTGA
- a CDS encoding sulfite exporter TauE/SafE family protein: MLFAFLTSLLTAVMGLGGGLILIALMPGLLPAVAVIPVHAATQLVSNTSRALFGWHDIRWEFVLSFLIGSMAGGLLAARIATLINLDYLPLLIAAFILFNVWGGGIRFRESPRGEFLTIGFVQTGMGMLSGTTGPLAQSTLVRKGLERDEIVVTSAVFMSISHLIKLALFGVIGFNFAEYWPVMLAMMVAVIAGTWVGTRLRRRVPNEQFKLALKWLLTLLAIRIILQALLST, encoded by the coding sequence ATGCTGTTCGCCTTCCTTACCTCCCTGCTGACAGCGGTGATGGGGCTGGGGGGCGGGCTGATCCTGATTGCGTTGATGCCGGGGCTGCTGCCAGCAGTGGCGGTGATTCCGGTACATGCCGCGACACAGCTAGTTTCCAACACCAGTCGGGCATTGTTTGGGTGGCATGACATCCGCTGGGAATTTGTGCTGTCCTTCCTGATCGGCTCCATGGCTGGCGGGTTGCTGGCGGCCAGAATCGCTACCCTGATCAATCTGGACTACCTGCCGTTGCTGATTGCGGCTTTCATCCTGTTCAACGTGTGGGGCGGCGGCATCCGTTTCCGGGAAAGCCCCAGGGGTGAATTCCTGACCATTGGTTTCGTGCAGACCGGCATGGGGATGCTGTCAGGCACAACCGGGCCATTGGCGCAGTCGACGCTGGTGCGCAAAGGGCTGGAACGGGATGAAATCGTGGTGACTTCCGCCGTTTTCATGAGCATTTCGCACCTCATCAAGCTGGCCTTGTTTGGGGTTATTGGATTCAATTTTGCGGAATACTGGCCGGTGATGCTGGCGATGATGGTGGCGGTAATTGCCGGAACCTGGGTGGGGACGCGACTGCGGCGTCGGGTTCCCAACGAGCAGTTCAAGCTTGCGCTCAAGTGGTTGCTGACGTTGCTGGCCATTCGGATCATCTTGCAGGCTTTGTTGTCTACCTGA
- a CDS encoding MipA/OmpV family protein produces the protein MKTGILPLLLLLPSAAFADTDSLLPVDLGLGVSVRQSPFVGGDTDVGATWTTPDREGFDIKGATWSFNKTDSHQVYIGAGLDEWDHERGDSPQLQDMNKLDRAINLKLGAAWKLPSGVVNAEVAKDVAAHKGTQAHLRYTLNSLTDAAVVRPYVEGQWLSSDMADYYVGVDASEVKASRPAYQAGDSLALKAGVRLEKPLNNKWTLIGGVDATHYNAEITDSPIVDKSTVWGGQVGVAYKWR, from the coding sequence ATGAAAACCGGAATTTTACCTCTGCTGCTGTTGTTGCCATCTGCTGCATTCGCAGATACGGACTCCCTGTTACCTGTCGATTTGGGTTTGGGCGTTTCAGTCAGGCAGTCGCCATTTGTCGGGGGTGATACTGATGTGGGTGCCACATGGACTACGCCTGATCGGGAGGGTTTTGACATCAAAGGAGCTACCTGGTCATTCAACAAAACGGATAGTCATCAGGTATACATCGGCGCAGGGTTGGATGAATGGGATCATGAACGTGGCGACAGCCCGCAATTACAGGACATGAACAAGCTTGACCGTGCCATCAACCTGAAACTGGGCGCTGCCTGGAAACTTCCTTCCGGCGTCGTCAATGCCGAAGTCGCCAAGGATGTTGCTGCCCACAAAGGCACGCAGGCACATTTGCGCTATACCCTGAATTCGCTCACCGATGCGGCAGTGGTGCGCCCTTACGTGGAAGGTCAATGGCTGTCGTCTGACATGGCGGATTACTACGTCGGCGTGGATGCCAGTGAGGTCAAGGCTAGCCGCCCTGCATATCAGGCTGGCGACTCGCTGGCATTGAAAGCCGGTGTGCGGCTGGAAAAGCCCCTCAACAACAAATGGACGTTGATAGGTGGGGTGGACGCTACCCACTACAACGCAGAAATTACCGATAGCCCGATTGTGGATAAAAGCACGGTCTGGGGTGGGCAAGTGGGTGTGGCGTACAAGTGGCGCTAA
- a CDS encoding type II toxin-antitoxin system RelB/DinJ family antitoxin, producing MSKSAIITTRIDPELKASAEQVLAQLGMTTAQAITMFLKQIELQRGLPFTPRLPAQNTQTHKPFRVETFSLGSDVMPDRDELYAERGM from the coding sequence ATGAGCAAAAGCGCCATCATCACCACTCGCATCGATCCTGAGCTGAAAGCCAGTGCAGAACAGGTACTCGCGCAACTCGGCATGACCACAGCCCAGGCAATCACCATGTTCCTGAAACAGATTGAATTGCAGCGCGGCCTACCCTTCACCCCGCGCTTACCTGCACAAAACACCCAGACTCACAAGCCATTCAGGGTTGAAACATTCAGTCTGGGCAGCGATGTCATGCCTGACCGGGATGAGCTGTATGCAGAACGTGGTATGTAA
- a CDS encoding TatD family hydrolase: MSKKRAIPIFSHPIIETHCHLDYLEGEALETALQAAQAVNVERIITIGVSPDNLEAVMALAQQYPQVWGTQGIHPHDANDYNNAVETQIRANALHDKIVAIGEIGLDYHYDYSDRTKQRTAFERQLQIAIDLDLPIVVHTREADADTQAILANFVGQMPKRGVIHSFTSGQALAEYCLGEGFCIGFNGISTFKAADNVRDIIALTPLEQILLETDAPYLTPVPYRGHKNEPKYLPFIAEQVAQVKGITPDELLPQVWRNSMAVFFPAA; this comes from the coding sequence ATGAGCAAAAAACGCGCCATCCCCATCTTCAGCCACCCGATCATCGAAACCCACTGCCATCTGGACTATCTGGAAGGCGAAGCGCTGGAAACCGCCCTACAAGCCGCGCAAGCTGTGAACGTCGAGCGTATCATCACCATTGGCGTATCACCCGACAACCTGGAAGCGGTCATGGCGCTGGCGCAACAATACCCGCAAGTATGGGGAACGCAAGGCATCCACCCACATGATGCCAACGACTACAACAACGCGGTGGAAACGCAAATCCGCGCCAATGCCTTGCATGACAAGATCGTGGCAATCGGCGAAATCGGGCTGGATTACCATTACGACTATTCCGACCGCACCAAACAGCGCACCGCATTCGAGCGCCAGTTACAGATTGCCATCGACCTCGATTTGCCGATCGTGGTGCATACCCGTGAGGCAGATGCGGATACGCAAGCCATCCTCGCCAATTTCGTCGGCCAGATGCCCAAACGCGGCGTCATCCACAGCTTCACCTCCGGGCAGGCACTGGCGGAATACTGCCTCGGCGAAGGCTTCTGCATCGGTTTCAACGGCATCAGCACCTTCAAGGCGGCAGACAACGTGCGTGACATCATCGCCCTGACCCCGCTGGAGCAAATCCTGCTGGAAACCGACGCCCCCTACCTCACCCCCGTTCCCTACCGTGGCCACAAGAACGAGCCAAAATACCTGCCCTTCATCGCCGAACAAGTCGCGCAAGTGAAAGGCATAACGCCAGACGAATTGCTGCCGCAGGTCTGGCGCAACAGCATGGCTGTCTTCTTCCCCGCAGCTTAA
- a CDS encoding IS701 family transposase, whose product MRRPKRPPTANCTLPMYMGFLMSEPKSSTCTRLSEVMGISHDSVNRFLLREAYEPKDLFNEASRLLNLVGGTLNVDDSTLDKPYSQHMELVGHFWSGKHHRVVKGLNLITLYYSDPQGRSLPVNYRVYDKAEGKTKNDYFLDMLEDVLAWGLQPAFMTGDSWYSCVGNLKTVRNHRMGFLFAVESNRRVSTEKGSWVQVQKLDIPADGLRVWLREFGEVKLFRTQLKDQLRHYVVFLPNADAYDTFQQADFQTLHDQHWQIEQYHRMIKQVCHIEKFQVRGNVPIRNHIFAALCSYVHLQQMQFVDIISNAYQWQHDLYTDAVAAFVSRFMQGKQHLNPQFQAAVNA is encoded by the coding sequence ATAAGAAGGCCCAAACGCCCACCGACAGCCAATTGCACCCTGCCAATGTACATGGGGTTTCTGATGAGTGAACCGAAATCAAGCACCTGCACCCGCCTGTCGGAAGTGATGGGCATCTCGCATGACAGTGTAAACCGCTTCCTGTTGCGGGAAGCCTATGAGCCAAAAGACCTGTTCAACGAAGCATCGCGGCTGCTGAACCTGGTGGGCGGGACATTGAATGTGGATGACAGCACGCTGGACAAACCCTACAGCCAGCATATGGAGCTGGTTGGACACTTCTGGTCAGGCAAGCACCACCGGGTGGTCAAGGGGCTGAACCTGATCACGTTGTATTACAGTGACCCGCAAGGGCGCAGCCTGCCGGTCAACTACCGGGTGTATGACAAGGCAGAGGGCAAGACCAAGAATGATTATTTCCTCGACATGCTGGAGGACGTGTTGGCATGGGGGCTGCAACCCGCCTTCATGACCGGGGATAGCTGGTATTCCTGTGTGGGCAACCTCAAAACGGTAAGAAACCACCGCATGGGGTTCCTGTTCGCTGTGGAAAGCAACCGCCGGGTATCCACCGAAAAGGGGTCATGGGTGCAGGTACAGAAACTGGACATCCCTGCTGACGGGCTGAGGGTCTGGTTACGCGAATTTGGCGAGGTAAAGCTGTTTCGGACGCAGTTAAAAGACCAACTGCGCCATTACGTGGTTTTCCTCCCGAATGCTGACGCCTATGACACCTTCCAGCAAGCGGATTTCCAGACCCTGCATGACCAGCATTGGCAGATTGAGCAATACCACCGCATGATCAAGCAGGTCTGCCATATCGAGAAATTCCAGGTACGCGGCAACGTCCCGATACGTAACCATATCTTTGCCGCCTTGTGCAGCTATGTCCACCTGCAACAGATGCAGTTTGTTGACATCATCAGCAACGCCTACCAATGGCAACACGACTTGTACACGGATGCTGTGGCTGCTTTTGTCAGCCGCTTCATGCAAGGCAAGCAGCACCTCAACCCACAATTTCAGGCCGCCGTCAATGCGTAA
- a CDS encoding RtcB family protein produces MTITGNYEVLHEQGHAPIKSWTRGVPFDDNAKRQVLNMAQMPFIHKWVAIMPDVHMGKGATIGSVIPTIGAVIPAAVGVDLGCGMMAAKTTLTASDLPDSLELMRSAIEKAVPHGMSRTRGGRDKGSWGEPPADVLEKWLQLSEGFQRLCDKHPFLKNSNNLKHLGTLGTGNHFIEVCLDEDQAVWVMLHSGSRGVGNKIGSHFIAQAKKEMERWFIHLPDKDLAYLPEGSQHFRDYVEAVAWAQDFAQVNREVMMARTLQAIRTVLPKAFSADVEAVNCHHNYISRENHYGENVWVTRKGAVSAKIGEMGIIPGSMGAKSYIVRGLGNAESFCSCSHGAGRVMSRTEAKRRVSMEEHLKAVAGVECRTDADVIDETPSAYKPIEAVMEAQSDLVEIVHTLKQVLCVKG; encoded by the coding sequence ATGACCATTACCGGTAACTACGAAGTCCTGCACGAACAAGGCCACGCCCCCATCAAATCCTGGACACGCGGCGTACCCTTTGACGACAACGCCAAGCGTCAAGTGCTGAACATGGCGCAGATGCCCTTCATCCACAAATGGGTGGCGATCATGCCCGACGTACACATGGGTAAAGGCGCGACCATCGGCAGCGTGATTCCCACCATTGGCGCGGTGATCCCGGCGGCGGTCGGAGTCGACCTTGGCTGTGGAATGATGGCGGCGAAAACCACCCTGACCGCTTCCGACCTGCCTGATTCGCTGGAGCTGATGCGTAGCGCCATCGAAAAAGCTGTTCCACATGGTATGTCGCGTACCCGTGGTGGCCGCGATAAAGGTAGCTGGGGTGAACCGCCCGCTGACGTACTGGAAAAATGGCTGCAACTCAGCGAAGGTTTCCAGCGCCTGTGCGACAAGCATCCGTTCCTGAAAAACAGCAACAACCTAAAACATTTGGGAACGCTGGGAACCGGCAACCATTTCATCGAAGTGTGTCTGGATGAAGATCAGGCCGTGTGGGTGATGCTACACAGCGGTTCACGCGGGGTCGGCAACAAGATTGGTTCGCACTTCATCGCGCAGGCGAAGAAGGAGATGGAACGCTGGTTCATCCACCTGCCCGACAAGGATCTGGCCTACCTCCCGGAAGGCAGCCAGCACTTCCGCGATTACGTCGAAGCGGTAGCGTGGGCGCAGGATTTCGCGCAGGTCAATCGCGAAGTAATGATGGCGCGTACCCTGCAAGCGATCCGCACAGTGTTGCCGAAAGCGTTTTCCGCCGATGTGGAAGCGGTCAATTGCCACCACAACTACATCAGCCGCGAAAACCACTACGGCGAAAATGTGTGGGTAACGCGCAAAGGTGCGGTGAGCGCGAAGATAGGCGAAATGGGCATCATCCCCGGCAGCATGGGGGCAAAATCCTACATCGTGCGGGGCTTGGGTAACGCGGAAAGCTTTTGCAGTTGCAGCCACGGCGCAGGCCGCGTGATGTCACGCACCGAAGCCAAACGCCGCGTCTCGATGGAAGAGCACCTCAAGGCCGTCGCGGGCGTGGAATGCCGTACTGACGCCGACGTGATCGACGAAACGCCATCCGCCTACAAGCCGATCGAAGCGGTGATGGAAGCGCAGAGCGATCTGGTGGAGATTGTGCATACGCTGAAGCAGGTGTTGTGCGTGAAGGGGTAA
- a CDS encoding type II toxin-antitoxin system VapC family toxin codes for MYALDTNLLVYAHNIDAPFHKAAKAFIEKALNERDGEGKLSVCIPAQVLIEFLNVITWTKLGSPLPLPEALQVVQQYMDTGVTIVHPLPTQLDTFLKLFADIHTRKKVFDTSLAATLRDNGIAGLYTLNVKDFVCFEFLDVVNPLA; via the coding sequence ATGTACGCACTGGATACCAACCTGCTAGTGTATGCGCACAATATCGACGCACCATTCCACAAGGCCGCCAAAGCCTTTATTGAAAAAGCCCTGAATGAACGGGATGGCGAAGGTAAGCTGTCCGTCTGTATTCCGGCACAAGTTTTGATAGAGTTTCTCAATGTCATCACCTGGACAAAGCTCGGCTCGCCGTTACCATTGCCTGAAGCTTTGCAAGTTGTGCAGCAGTACATGGATACCGGTGTAACGATCGTGCACCCACTTCCCACTCAACTGGACACATTTCTGAAATTGTTTGCAGACATCCATACCCGTAAAAAAGTGTTCGATACCTCGTTGGCTGCGACATTACGCGACAATGGAATTGCCGGGTTATATACGCTCAATGTCAAAGATTTTGTGTGCTTCGAGTTTTTGGATGTTGTGAATCCATTGGCGTGA